From Hermetia illucens chromosome 6, iHerIll2.2.curated.20191125, whole genome shotgun sequence, one genomic window encodes:
- the LOC119660235 gene encoding structure-specific endonuclease subunit SLX1 homolog — METSVKIEDFYGVYLLCSQSPVPKYRNKVYIGFTVNPNRRINQHNRGKDFGGAKKTSNKGPWKMVMIIHGFPNNISALQFEWAWQYPKVSSRLKHVTDLNRRRNETFLDYAFRILSEMLRVGPWNRLPLVIRWLAADLVRDFAPDKLPPMHMQICHGQVSIKKKSKVNDSEALAITSTQMSTQASQFHTLECHLCMKTIENAERSKLTCINPRCKLRCHIVCLANVCLEPGQYVPIEGDCPICEKHFLWGDLIRKKRGCNDLEESNFDMSDDDESCDYDGDIDLFMESQASDYEFEM, encoded by the exons ATGGAAACTTCagtgaaaattgaagatttctaTGGAGTTTATTTGCTTTGTAGTCAAAGTCCAGTACCGAAGTACCGAAATAAGGTTTACATTGGGTTTACCGTGAATCCAAATCGTAGAATTAATCAACATAATCGCGGCAAAGACTTTGGTGGCGCCAAGAAAACCAGCAACAAAGGACCATGGAAAATGGTAATGATTATTCATGGATTTCCGAATAATATTTCTGCGCTACAG TTTGAATGGGCTTGGCAATATCCAAAAGTTTCATCACGACTTAAACACGTTACTGATTTGAATCGTAGGAGAAATGAAACGTTTTTGGATTACGCCTTTCGTATTTTGAGTGAAATGTTACGAGTTGGCCCGTGGAATCGCTTGCCGCTGGTTATTCGTTGGCTAGCAGCCGATTTAGTTCGAGATTTTGcg CCCGACAAGCTACCACCAATGCATATGCAAATTTGTCACGGACAAGTCAGCATTAAAAAGAAATCTAAAGTAAATGATAGCGAAGCGCTAGCGATCACATCCACACAAATGTCAACACAAGCCAGTCAATTTCATACTCTCGAATGCCATTTATGTATGAAAACGATCGAAAATGCAGAACGTTCGAAACTTACGTGTATAAATCCAAGATGTAAATTAAGGTGTCACATTGTTTGCTTAGCAAATGTGTGTCTTGAGCCAGGTCAGTATGTCCCCATTGAAGGTGATTGCCCCATATGTGAGAAACATTTCCTATGGGGTGACCTCATACGAAAGAAGAGAGGATGCAATGATTTGGAAGAAAGTAATTTTGATATGAGCGACGATGATGAAAGTTGTGACTATGATGGAGATATTGATTTATTCATGGAGTCACAAGCAAGTGATTATGAATTTGAGATGTAA
- the LOC119659309 gene encoding uncharacterized protein LOC119659309: MKCRVLLIFIVVLFLIAANVEGRRRVKKIKHKQNKQLSAESKETSPPNFFRLLVMRLVYGMAAQMGFEERISGIFNGAFVPPNAEEDYFDFGVSDGDEFGLLDDI; this comes from the coding sequence ATGAAGTGTCGGGTGCTGTTGATTTTTATCGTTGTTTTGTTCCTAATTGCTGCAAACGTTGAAGGTCGAAGGCGCGTTAAAAAGATTAAACACAAACAGAACAAACAGCTTTCTGCAGAAAGTAAGGAGACATCGCCGCCGAATTTTTTCCGTTTGCTGGTGATGCGATTGGTCTATGGCATGGCAGCTCAAATGGGATTCGAAGAAAGGATATCAGGAATCTTTAACGGAGCCTTTGTACCTCCCAATGCAGAGGAGGACTATTTCGACTTTGGAGTTTCCGATGGTGACGAATTTGGATTGCTCGACGATATTTAA